The proteins below come from a single Mucilaginibacter mali genomic window:
- a CDS encoding DUF4142 domain-containing protein has product MKKTTPLFLLPIVLVTIASCTGDNKRAKNFNNKTLVDGQALGFIKKASEAGLAEIKASAIAETLSKNPRVVKFAKMMVEDHTEAGKQLADLADNKLVDKVDTISVAHQKTIDSIARLSGQNFDKAYMGMMVKDHTLAVDLFQETTHNKNNAVQQFAKKTLPTIKMHLDSARAIEAGLK; this is encoded by the coding sequence ATGAAAAAAACAACCCCTTTATTTTTGTTGCCGATTGTTTTGGTAACTATTGCATCCTGTACCGGGGATAATAAAAGAGCTAAGAATTTTAATAATAAAACGCTTGTGGACGGACAGGCTTTGGGCTTTATAAAAAAAGCAAGCGAAGCCGGCCTGGCAGAAATAAAGGCATCGGCAATTGCGGAAACCTTATCTAAAAATCCACGCGTAGTAAAGTTTGCTAAAATGATGGTAGAAGACCATACCGAAGCCGGCAAACAATTAGCCGACCTGGCCGATAATAAACTGGTGGACAAGGTAGATACCATATCAGTAGCACATCAAAAAACCATTGATAGTATTGCCCGGTTAAGCGGACAAAATTTTGATAAAGCGTATATGGGTATGATGGTAAAAGACCATACCCTGGCTGTAGATTTGTTTCAGGAAACCACCCATAATAAAAACAACGCGGTGCAACAGTTTGCCAAGAAAACTTTGCCTACCATTAAAATGCATCTTGATTCGGCCCGGGCTATTGAAGCCGGGTTGAAATAA
- a CDS encoding phosphoenolpyruvate carboxylase, which produces MPSVTKLSQREIIFNQEVESRFQLYDSLFLTLPFYQVKDTGILLPFFSSHCEKETAKQKSPAAIIESFFKKYVPDIDHEEQINRLFRFIQYIERQVVLFDAIEDSSFNKIGHFEKTGTLQSLLQQVDGDDEMRQQIKEKLKTFSLRLVLTAHPTQFYPSRVLGIMTDLIDALKVNDINTINALLQQLGKTPFFNKTSPTPVDEAVSLIWFLENVFYHAVTATQAKLEEEFDLKDGDNQVVELGFWPGGDRDGNPNVNCETTKTVAANLRQIIFRCYYRDYRVLKRRITFRGVERPMKALETLLYQNAFNEQPQPANLQADLIGLLSSIKETIINDHDGLFLNLVDDLLHKVRAFGCYFATLDIRQDSRVLRNVFKYCTAGRQVDKAIKNGYLDLSEEDKLKALTFNEANLFVGDDADDLVKDTLDTIRLMKTIQHTNGERACQRFIISNCQQASDILQLMDLFLWSGWKKNELTVDFMPLFETVNDLAHAAEIMEKLYTHPFYKSHLKNRHNRQTIMLGFSDSTKDGGYLMANWSIYKAKVELTAMARKHNIQLAFFDGRGGPPARGGGKTHRFYSSMGKDIANDHIQLTIQGQTVSSQYGSVDTARFNSEQLINAGIVSALNPNRHDLLDSSHKKMISEMADESYKAFLALREDPLFVEYLEKLSPLKLLSRINISSRPTKRNAGAKLKLEDLRAISFVTAWGQMKQNIPGFYGVGTALKKIKGEKRWKEIQELYHNSGYFKTVVDNCMMSMSKSDFRVTAYLESDKTFGAFWKKLHDEYELTKELLLELTGSESLMEEYPIERRSIALRERIVLPLVIIQHYALHKLNHQHQEEFTDIYNKLVIRTVYGIVNAGRNSA; this is translated from the coding sequence ATGCCATCAGTAACCAAGCTTAGTCAGCGGGAAATCATTTTTAACCAGGAGGTGGAAAGCCGTTTCCAGTTATACGATAGCCTTTTTCTTACGTTACCTTTTTACCAGGTAAAAGATACAGGTATTTTACTTCCTTTTTTCAGTTCGCATTGCGAAAAAGAAACAGCTAAGCAAAAATCGCCCGCGGCTATTATCGAGTCGTTCTTTAAAAAGTATGTACCCGATATTGATCACGAGGAGCAGATCAACCGCCTGTTCAGGTTCATTCAGTATATCGAGCGCCAGGTGGTTCTATTTGATGCCATTGAAGATTCATCCTTTAACAAGATCGGTCACTTTGAAAAGACCGGTACCCTGCAAAGCCTGTTGCAACAGGTGGATGGCGATGATGAAATGCGCCAGCAGATAAAGGAAAAGCTGAAAACATTTTCGCTGCGCCTGGTACTGACCGCGCACCCAACCCAATTTTACCCAAGCCGGGTGCTGGGTATCATGACCGACCTGATCGACGCCTTAAAGGTTAATGATATTAATACTATTAACGCGTTGCTACAGCAGTTGGGTAAAACGCCTTTCTTTAATAAAACTTCACCTACCCCTGTTGATGAGGCTGTTAGCCTGATCTGGTTTTTGGAGAATGTGTTCTATCATGCCGTAACAGCAACACAGGCCAAGCTTGAAGAAGAATTTGATCTGAAAGATGGCGATAACCAGGTGGTTGAACTGGGCTTTTGGCCGGGTGGCGACCGCGATGGCAACCCGAACGTTAATTGCGAGACCACTAAAACCGTTGCCGCCAATTTAAGACAGATCATATTCCGCTGCTATTACCGCGATTACCGGGTGCTGAAACGCCGTATTACCTTCCGCGGTGTGGAAAGGCCGATGAAGGCGCTGGAGACGTTACTTTACCAAAATGCTTTTAATGAGCAACCGCAACCGGCCAACCTGCAGGCCGACCTGATCGGGCTTTTGTCATCTATCAAAGAAACCATCATAAACGACCATGACGGCTTGTTCTTAAACCTGGTTGATGACCTGCTGCACAAAGTGCGCGCGTTTGGTTGCTACTTCGCCACGTTGGATATCAGGCAGGATAGCCGGGTGCTGCGTAATGTATTTAAGTATTGTACTGCAGGCCGCCAGGTTGATAAAGCTATAAAGAACGGCTACCTGGATTTAAGCGAAGAGGATAAGCTTAAGGCACTTACCTTTAACGAGGCTAACTTATTTGTTGGCGACGATGCCGACGACCTGGTGAAGGATACATTGGATACCATCAGGCTGATGAAGACTATTCAGCATACCAATGGTGAGCGGGCCTGCCAGCGCTTTATTATCAGTAACTGCCAGCAGGCATCGGATATTTTGCAGTTGATGGACCTGTTTTTATGGAGCGGCTGGAAAAAGAACGAACTGACGGTTGATTTTATGCCGCTGTTTGAAACCGTGAACGATTTGGCCCACGCGGCCGAGATTATGGAGAAGCTGTATACGCATCCGTTCTATAAATCGCACCTGAAGAACCGCCATAACCGCCAAACCATTATGCTTGGCTTTAGCGATAGTACAAAGGATGGTGGTTACCTGATGGCCAACTGGTCGATATATAAAGCTAAGGTTGAGCTGACGGCCATGGCGCGCAAGCATAATATACAATTAGCGTTTTTTGATGGGAGAGGGGGGCCTCCTGCGCGCGGCGGTGGTAAAACACACCGTTTCTACTCATCAATGGGTAAAGATATTGCTAACGATCATATCCAGCTGACCATACAGGGCCAAACTGTGAGTTCGCAATACGGTTCGGTTGATACGGCAAGATTCAATTCAGAGCAATTGATCAACGCGGGTATCGTATCGGCTTTAAATCCAAACCGCCATGATCTGCTGGATAGCAGCCACAAAAAGATGATATCTGAAATGGCGGATGAAAGCTATAAGGCTTTTCTTGCACTGCGTGAAGATCCGTTGTTTGTGGAGTACCTGGAGAAATTAAGCCCGTTGAAATTACTGTCGCGGATCAATATCAGCAGTCGCCCAACTAAGCGTAATGCAGGTGCCAAACTGAAGCTGGAAGATCTGCGCGCCATCAGTTTTGTAACCGCCTGGGGCCAGATGAAGCAGAATATCCCGGGTTTTTACGGCGTAGGTACCGCGTTAAAGAAAATAAAAGGGGAGAAGCGCTGGAAGGAAATACAGGAATTATACCATAACTCGGGTTATTTTAAAACCGTGGTTGATAACTGTATGATGTCCATGTCGAAATCGGATTTCCGCGTAACTGCCTATTTGGAAAGCGATAAAACTTTTGGTGCATTTTGGAAGAAACTGCACGATGAGTACGAACTAACTAAAGAATTATTGCTTGAATTAACCGGTAGCGAATCGTTAATGGAGGAATACCCGATAGAGCGGCGATCCATAGCGCTGCGTGAGCGAATTGTATTGCCTTTGGTTATTATTCAGCATTATGCGCTGCATAAATTAAATCATCAGCACCAAGAGGAATTTACGGATATTTACAATAAATTAGTGATCCGTACGGTTTACGGTATTGTAAACGCCGGACGTAATTCTGCCTAA
- a CDS encoding ThuA domain-containing protein, with the protein MMKKVFLLALCATVFLGFKKKSPDKVLIFSLTKGYHHASIADGITAIQKIGETDNFSVDTTTNPAMFTDANLKQYKALIFLSPTGNALLNADQQKAFVNYIHKGGGFVGIHAATDCLYDWDWYGKLVGAYFTKHPKIQPANLNIIDTKHPSTKMLPQTWQHTDEWYNFKQVSPDINVLMKIDETSYTGGEMNGNHPMAWYQKFEGGRVFYTALGHTKEDFTTDNLFLQHLTGGINYALNR; encoded by the coding sequence ATGATGAAAAAAGTTTTCCTGCTGGCTTTGTGCGCCACCGTGTTTTTAGGTTTCAAAAAGAAAAGCCCGGATAAAGTGCTGATCTTTTCGCTAACCAAAGGTTATCACCATGCCAGCATCGCGGACGGTATCACTGCCATTCAAAAAATCGGCGAAACTGATAATTTCAGCGTGGATACAACCACTAATCCGGCCATGTTTACCGATGCTAACCTGAAACAATATAAGGCGCTCATATTTTTAAGTCCGACGGGAAACGCGCTGCTCAACGCCGATCAGCAAAAAGCTTTTGTAAATTATATACACAAAGGCGGTGGTTTTGTAGGCATACACGCCGCTACCGATTGCCTGTACGATTGGGATTGGTATGGTAAACTGGTGGGCGCTTATTTCACCAAGCATCCTAAAATACAACCGGCTAATTTAAATATTATTGATACTAAGCACCCATCTACCAAAATGCTGCCGCAAACCTGGCAACATACCGATGAATGGTATAATTTTAAACAGGTAAGCCCGGATATCAATGTGCTGATGAAAATTGATGAAACCAGCTATACCGGTGGTGAAATGAATGGAAACCACCCAATGGCCTGGTACCAGAAATTTGAAGGTGGCCGTGTTTTTTACACCGCCCTTGGCCACACCAAAGAAGATTTCACTACCGACAATTTGTTTTTGCAGCACCTTACGGGTGGCATTAACTACGCTTTAAACCGTTAG